The following proteins are co-located in the Brevibacillus laterosporus DSM 25 genome:
- a CDS encoding DUF2797 domain-containing protein has protein sequence MTLERSGLLHGLAHTYQGKEQPVDYYLHIDEDKISLNEWIGQQISIQYDGQKNCITCGRKTNKTFNSGYCYPCFVKLPENDLCIVKPHECHFDQGTCRDKSFGESHCMIPHYVYLALSSDVKVGLTRKNNELRRWVDQGAIRAIPIAELPTRRMAGELEVHLSQFMPDKTNWRKMLKGEVKEADLIQIREETYEKFPEEFKPFQLREDEWVDITYPILETLSKINSLSLDKLECVSGKLLGVKGQYLIMDIGVFQVRKHAGYQVTVKTG, from the coding sequence ATGACGTTGGAAAGAAGCGGCTTGCTGCATGGACTAGCACATACCTATCAAGGAAAAGAACAACCTGTCGATTATTATCTTCATATAGATGAGGACAAAATAAGCCTGAATGAGTGGATTGGACAACAAATCTCTATTCAGTATGATGGACAAAAAAATTGTATTACTTGTGGACGCAAAACCAACAAAACCTTTAACAGTGGGTATTGCTATCCTTGTTTTGTTAAATTACCAGAAAACGACCTTTGTATTGTAAAACCGCATGAATGTCATTTTGATCAAGGAACCTGTAGAGACAAAAGCTTTGGAGAATCGCATTGCATGATTCCGCATTATGTATATCTTGCGCTCTCCAGCGATGTCAAAGTGGGACTGACTCGCAAAAACAATGAGTTAAGACGTTGGGTAGATCAAGGGGCCATTCGAGCTATTCCAATTGCGGAGCTTCCAACTCGTCGAATGGCGGGAGAGCTGGAGGTGCACCTCAGCCAATTCATGCCAGACAAAACAAACTGGCGCAAAATGTTAAAAGGTGAAGTAAAAGAAGCGGACTTAATTCAAATTCGTGAAGAAACTTATGAGAAATTTCCTGAAGAGTTTAAGCCATTCCAATTGCGTGAAGATGAGTGGGTAGATATCACCTATCCAATCTTAGAAACATTGTCCAAAATTAATTCTTTATCCTTAGACAAGCTGGAATGTGTTTCTGGAAAGCTACTTGGTGTAAAAGGTCAATATTTAATTATGGATATTGGAGTATTCCAAGTACGAAAGCATGCTGGTTATCAAGTAACGGTGAAAACGGGATAA
- a CDS encoding polysaccharide deacetylase family protein, with protein MRKRLARRFTCCLALIGLACLGIILWGSFGLTANQMAYEPIHRIETQKKVVALTFDDGPDPVYTPRILETLHKNGILGTFFVLGSQADKYPVIMQWIKKAGHEIGNHGYHHYDLNKLTEQEIYDEIKQAEKSIYKATGVLPQYYRPPGGVITTDVMSAVQLSGYDIIYWSVDPRDWSLARTSSVIVNSVKKHTSRGDIILFHDGGMNQKQTLKALQELITDLRSKGYKFVTVSQLLDEGNKVR; from the coding sequence ATGAGGAAGCGATTGGCAAGGCGCTTCACATGCTGCCTTGCCCTCATAGGTTTAGCATGCTTAGGGATAATTTTATGGGGTTCTTTTGGACTTACTGCTAATCAAATGGCCTATGAACCCATCCACCGTATTGAAACGCAAAAAAAGGTGGTTGCTTTAACATTTGATGATGGCCCAGATCCAGTCTATACACCTCGTATTCTAGAAACTCTGCATAAGAACGGGATTCTTGGCACATTCTTTGTCCTTGGCTCCCAGGCTGATAAATATCCTGTCATTATGCAGTGGATAAAAAAGGCTGGACACGAAATCGGAAATCATGGATATCATCATTACGATCTAAACAAGTTAACCGAACAAGAGATTTATGATGAAATTAAACAAGCAGAAAAATCCATTTACAAGGCTACAGGAGTCCTCCCCCAATACTATCGTCCGCCTGGGGGTGTGATTACCACCGATGTAATGAGTGCTGTTCAATTGTCGGGCTATGATATCATCTATTGGTCAGTTGATCCGCGGGACTGGTCCTTAGCTCGCACCTCATCTGTTATTGTTAATAGTGTTAAAAAGCATACCTCACGAGGCGACATCATCCTATTCCACGATGGTGGGATGAATCAAAAGCAAACATTAAAAGCCTTACAGGAGCTTATCACTGATTTACGCTCTAAAGGCTACAAGTTCGTTACTGTAAGTCAATTGCTGGACGAGGGAAATAAAGTTCGTTGA
- a CDS encoding heavy metal translocating P-type ATPase — protein MLQKGSMILSGLCVLISWLWGSIAGIDPAWIAIVVCGVPIALTAGKELWTQRRLNSDVLVTIAIIAATCIGELLAAAEVAFIMMIGMWLEEKTVAKATSALKEMVEMAPEQARVMRGGQWIEAKADSVLVGELVLVKPGERIPVDGIVVAGQAAIDQAILTGESLPVEKRQGDEVFVGTTNTNGSLEIQTTRVGEETTFAKVTRLVEEAMEKKAPVQRLLDKWAVWIVGASLLLAILVYLVTNDMVRSVTVLIVFCPCALVLATPTAIMAGIGNAAKNGILIKSGVALEQLGSINTVLFDKTGTLTKGALSVAGIAHAEQSAQEVIRWAAALEQHSEHPIATAILHQAKKWELELPAVESFIMHAGSGIEGIVEGKRIYVGNPSFIKGMGIALEQMQSLLTTKENEGKTNVLIASEHKLLGMISVSDQLRPEARETVEQLTGAGVEVAVVTGDNSGAARFMAEQLGITQVYAEQMPDMKYIQVERQLKAGRKVAMIGDGINDAPALTLADVGISMGVHGTQIAAQASDVVLMSNDLRKIADVMRLGQKAVQVIRENLIISTAINSAAILLALLGVLGPVFGAFVHNITSVLVVVNSARLIGFLSRHKGSRPSSPHHGAHSSAGYSTDTIKFHSVNKYI, from the coding sequence ATGTTACAAAAAGGAAGTATGATTCTTTCAGGTTTGTGTGTTCTGATTAGTTGGCTGTGGGGGAGTATCGCAGGGATTGATCCAGCCTGGATTGCCATTGTGGTATGTGGAGTTCCCATTGCACTTACAGCGGGTAAGGAATTATGGACACAACGACGCCTAAATAGCGATGTGTTGGTTACAATTGCCATCATTGCTGCTACCTGTATTGGGGAGTTATTAGCTGCTGCTGAAGTAGCCTTTATTATGATGATTGGCATGTGGCTAGAAGAAAAGACAGTGGCGAAAGCGACTTCAGCTTTAAAAGAAATGGTAGAAATGGCTCCCGAACAGGCACGGGTAATGCGGGGAGGACAGTGGATTGAGGCAAAGGCAGATTCAGTGCTAGTAGGTGAACTGGTCCTGGTAAAACCAGGTGAGAGGATACCAGTAGATGGAATTGTAGTAGCTGGTCAGGCTGCGATTGATCAGGCGATTTTAACAGGAGAATCCTTACCTGTCGAAAAGCGACAAGGGGATGAAGTATTCGTAGGCACTACCAACACAAACGGCTCTCTAGAAATACAAACCACTCGTGTTGGTGAAGAAACAACGTTTGCTAAGGTAACGCGATTGGTAGAGGAGGCGATGGAGAAGAAAGCGCCTGTACAGCGTTTGTTGGATAAATGGGCAGTATGGATTGTAGGGGCTAGTTTATTATTGGCGATTCTTGTGTATCTGGTTACAAACGATATGGTTCGTTCTGTTACAGTTCTAATCGTCTTTTGTCCATGTGCTTTGGTGCTGGCTACTCCGACAGCGATTATGGCAGGGATAGGAAACGCAGCCAAAAACGGCATTTTAATTAAAAGTGGTGTAGCACTGGAGCAGTTAGGTTCTATTAATACGGTACTGTTTGATAAAACAGGTACGCTAACAAAAGGGGCATTGTCCGTTGCTGGGATTGCTCATGCAGAGCAAAGTGCCCAAGAGGTTATTCGTTGGGCTGCGGCTTTAGAACAACATTCAGAGCATCCCATTGCTACGGCTATTTTACATCAGGCAAAAAAGTGGGAATTAGAATTACCTGCTGTAGAATCCTTTATTATGCATGCTGGTAGTGGAATTGAGGGGATCGTTGAAGGCAAACGAATCTATGTGGGCAATCCTTCCTTTATTAAGGGAATGGGAATAGCTCTTGAACAGATGCAGAGCTTGCTTACAACCAAAGAAAATGAAGGGAAGACGAATGTTCTCATTGCATCGGAGCACAAGCTACTAGGAATGATTTCAGTATCAGATCAACTTCGCCCTGAAGCCAGAGAAACAGTGGAACAATTAACAGGAGCCGGTGTTGAGGTAGCGGTTGTCACTGGAGATAACAGTGGAGCGGCTCGGTTTATGGCAGAGCAGTTGGGAATTACGCAGGTGTATGCTGAACAAATGCCCGACATGAAGTATATACAAGTAGAGCGCCAGCTCAAAGCCGGGCGTAAGGTAGCGATGATTGGCGATGGGATTAATGATGCACCGGCGCTAACGTTAGCGGATGTAGGGATTTCAATGGGAGTACATGGTACACAAATTGCTGCTCAAGCGTCTGATGTGGTATTGATGTCAAATGATCTACGTAAGATTGCTGATGTCATGCGTTTGGGCCAAAAAGCTGTGCAAGTAATACGGGAAAATTTAATCATTTCTACAGCTATTAACAGTGCTGCTATCCTGCTTGCTTTATTAGGTGTGTTAGGTCCGGTATTCGGTGCGTTCGTGCACAACATCACTTCGGTATTAGTGGTAGTAAACTCTGCCAGACTAATCGGTTTTTTGTCTAGACATAAAGGCTCTCGTCCATCTTCACCGCATCATGGAGCGCATTCATCAGCCGGGTATTCTACTGATACAATAAAGTTCCATTCTGTAAATAAGTATATTTGA
- a CDS encoding MFS transporter: MKSSRFTFTTLLVVVFIAGITQGLTLPLLAILLEERGISAVSNGFNAAALYVGMFIMSPLMEIFLRKWGYRTCLFIGLVLVTFSTLLLPLFTSLSVWFVLRLIMGMGDSALHYTSQIWVTATSTPERRGRDLSLYGLSYGAGFSVGPLAINLMPFGLWAPFMALVACNLVAFFMLLQIRNAFPPEVKANDGKKVVKSREKYKMVIQMTWLALIPAFLYGFMETTLNGSFPIAALRSGISAESVSIILPSFVVGSLFLQLPLGTLSDRVGRKKVMMCCAIGGCIAFMLFPLATSSVPLMMLLLAAAGAAVGSFYSLGLAYCADILPQGLIPIAGIIASMNFSVASIITPSVNGFLINYVSPTSIFVAMGAMFIVFFLAAIFFRPEKARVTSIQEFEGMEMK; the protein is encoded by the coding sequence ATGAAATCTTCGCGCTTTACTTTTACAACATTGCTCGTAGTGGTCTTTATTGCTGGTATTACTCAGGGATTAACGCTCCCATTGCTTGCTATCTTGTTAGAGGAACGTGGCATTTCTGCTGTATCTAACGGTTTTAATGCTGCTGCTCTTTATGTCGGAATGTTCATTATGTCACCATTGATGGAAATCTTTTTACGAAAATGGGGTTATCGCACATGTCTATTTATTGGACTTGTACTGGTAACATTCTCAACATTGTTACTTCCATTGTTTACATCGCTTAGTGTATGGTTTGTCCTCCGCTTGATAATGGGAATGGGCGATTCTGCTCTGCATTATACCAGTCAGATCTGGGTGACGGCTACATCTACACCAGAGCGACGTGGGCGTGATCTTTCGCTATACGGTCTTTCTTATGGGGCGGGCTTTAGCGTAGGACCTTTGGCAATCAATTTAATGCCGTTTGGCTTGTGGGCACCATTTATGGCACTTGTTGCTTGTAACCTGGTGGCTTTCTTCATGTTGTTACAAATTCGTAACGCCTTCCCACCTGAAGTAAAAGCAAACGATGGGAAAAAGGTTGTTAAATCAAGAGAAAAGTACAAGATGGTTATTCAAATGACATGGCTGGCTTTGATTCCAGCTTTCCTATACGGCTTTATGGAAACGACGCTCAACGGTAGTTTTCCGATCGCGGCCTTACGTTCAGGAATTTCGGCAGAATCAGTTTCCATTATTTTGCCATCATTTGTAGTAGGTAGTTTATTCTTACAGTTGCCACTTGGTACATTAAGTGACAGAGTAGGACGCAAAAAAGTCATGATGTGTTGTGCAATAGGAGGCTGCATCGCGTTTATGCTGTTCCCATTAGCAACATCCTCAGTACCACTAATGATGCTGTTATTAGCTGCAGCAGGAGCAGCGGTGGGTTCGTTCTACTCGCTTGGATTAGCGTATTGTGCTGATATCTTACCACAAGGCTTAATTCCGATCGCGGGAATTATTGCAAGCATGAATTTTAGCGTAGCAAGTATTATTACACCGAGTGTGAATGGATTCTTAATTAATTATGTTTCCCCAACTTCAATCTTTGTGGCAATGGGTGCCATGTTCATTGTTTTCTTCCTCGCAGCTATTTTCTTCCGCCCAGAGAAAGCACGTGTTACATCTATTCAAGAGTTTGAAGGAATGGAAATGAAGTAG
- a CDS encoding ABC transporter ATP-binding protein, which translates to MIQATTEIKQGVSKRLINYAKPFQRKIIVALFLLIVGTAADLAGPLIAKVAIDNHILSIQKNWYFVKPGDASQATGNSFEKSVTLSLPAKEASTLVREDWIPKRTDLDQYQLAQILAQDKEYYVVSPPVSTEGKRSFSIDASNQSERQLYHIQVENKGKIDQTTGYLLTPEEVESLYIYDHIPLFGLLGGYAGLILLSAGLNYIQLLSLQTIAQRIIQRMRIDVFTHLQKLPISFFDKTPVGTMVSRITNDTEAVRELYVSVMASFVQNGVYVVGILLALFVLEPSLAWACIIFVPILLLLIKTYRHYSSKLFATIRSKLSELNGMLNEMIHNMSIVQAYRKEEEIQAEFAEINQAYFIGRKKENHYEALLLRPAVDLLEKIMLTLVIWYFGATSLTEVISFGVLYAFVDYVTRFFEPINMVMERMAHLQQASVSAGRVFEIMDTKATEESGKEQMERPKGEVVFDHVWFAYHDDQYILKDISFCAEPGQTIALVGHTGSGKSSLMNVLLKFYEYQKGSITIDGVDLQAIRSSSLRQHVGMVLQDPFLFTGDVSFNIRLYEDNINEEKVREAAKAVHADEFIAQLEKGYHEDVVERGATLSSGQRQLISFARALAADPAILVLDEATASIDSETESAIQDALKVLAQGRTTFIIAHRLSTIQEADVILVLSQGEIVEQGNHEALMDKQGIYYKMYQLQQGKPIK; encoded by the coding sequence ATGATTCAGGCTACTACCGAAATCAAACAGGGAGTATCGAAGCGATTAATCAATTATGCCAAACCCTTTCAAAGAAAAATAATTGTCGCTCTTTTCCTGTTAATCGTAGGAACAGCGGCCGATCTAGCTGGCCCGTTAATTGCTAAGGTGGCAATAGATAACCATATTTTAAGTATCCAGAAGAATTGGTATTTTGTAAAACCGGGTGATGCATCCCAAGCCACTGGAAATTCTTTTGAGAAGAGTGTGACTCTGTCCTTACCAGCTAAGGAAGCTTCCACATTAGTTCGTGAAGATTGGATTCCAAAAAGGACGGATCTTGATCAGTATCAGCTAGCACAAATCCTTGCTCAGGATAAAGAATATTATGTAGTATCGCCTCCAGTATCTACTGAGGGGAAGCGTAGCTTTTCAATAGATGCCTCCAATCAATCCGAACGGCAATTGTATCACATTCAGGTGGAGAACAAAGGAAAAATAGATCAAACAACAGGATATTTGTTGACGCCTGAGGAAGTAGAAAGTCTTTATATCTACGATCATATTCCCTTGTTTGGTCTGTTAGGTGGCTACGCAGGCTTAATTTTACTTTCAGCAGGGTTAAATTATATCCAGCTACTTAGCCTGCAAACGATTGCGCAGCGCATTATTCAGCGTATGCGTATTGACGTATTCACTCATTTGCAGAAGCTACCGATCTCTTTTTTTGACAAAACACCTGTAGGTACTATGGTCTCCCGGATTACAAATGATACCGAGGCAGTACGTGAGTTGTATGTAAGTGTAATGGCCAGCTTTGTGCAGAATGGTGTATATGTGGTTGGTATCCTACTCGCTTTATTTGTATTGGAACCTTCTTTAGCTTGGGCATGCATCATATTTGTCCCCATTCTGCTACTCTTGATTAAAACCTATCGGCATTACTCTTCCAAATTATTTGCTACCATTCGATCCAAGCTAAGTGAACTAAATGGGATGCTAAACGAAATGATTCATAACATGTCCATCGTGCAGGCTTATCGAAAAGAGGAAGAGATTCAGGCAGAATTTGCGGAGATCAATCAGGCATATTTTATAGGAAGAAAGAAAGAAAACCACTACGAGGCTCTGCTACTACGTCCAGCGGTCGATCTGCTAGAGAAGATCATGTTGACCTTGGTGATTTGGTATTTTGGCGCTACTTCTTTAACAGAAGTAATATCATTTGGAGTCTTATATGCGTTTGTTGATTATGTTACTAGATTCTTTGAACCAATTAATATGGTGATGGAACGCATGGCTCATTTACAGCAGGCATCGGTTTCTGCGGGGCGCGTATTCGAAATCATGGATACAAAAGCGACAGAAGAGTCGGGTAAAGAACAGATGGAGCGACCAAAAGGCGAAGTTGTATTTGATCATGTATGGTTTGCTTATCATGACGATCAGTATATTTTAAAGGATATTTCTTTTTGTGCCGAACCAGGTCAGACGATCGCATTAGTAGGGCATACGGGTTCTGGGAAGAGCTCACTAATGAACGTACTGTTGAAGTTTTATGAGTATCAGAAAGGGAGTATCACAATTGATGGGGTCGATTTACAAGCTATTCGTTCAAGCTCATTACGCCAACACGTAGGGATGGTATTGCAGGACCCGTTTCTTTTTACCGGGGATGTGAGCTTTAATATTCGACTCTATGAGGATAATATTAATGAAGAAAAGGTGCGAGAAGCGGCAAAAGCGGTACATGCTGATGAATTTATTGCTCAATTAGAGAAAGGCTATCACGAAGATGTTGTGGAACGTGGTGCGACGTTATCGTCTGGACAGCGTCAATTAATCTCCTTTGCCAGAGCATTGGCAGCAGATCCAGCAATCCTTGTATTGGATGAAGCAACAGCTAGCATTGATAGTGAGACAGAATCGGCAATTCAAGATGCATTGAAGGTCCTAGCACAAGGAAGAACAACTTTTATCATTGCGCATAGATTGTCAACCATTCAAGAAGCGGATGTCATATTGGTATTGTCGCAAGGAGAGATCGTCGAGCAGGGTAACCATGAGGCGTTAATGGACAAACAGGGCATCTATTATAAAATGTATCAACTTCAACAAGGGAAACCTATAAAGTAA
- a CDS encoding ABC transporter ATP-binding protein, producing the protein MSSFRQLAWFFQRHWKRYVFAISVLIIIDILLLLPPRIIGSLVDEIRNGLLTHKGLVMMVGILVGIGILLYVLRYLWRYLLFGGSLTLEKTLRNHFFQHLNQMSPSFFQRHRTGNLMAIATNDIPAIETTASIGVLTLVDSICMTLLTLGIMLFAVDWKLTLAALLPMPFLAWSTAYYGKLLHERYYLAQEAFGKMNDHVQQSISGVRVLRSFVQEEKDVEAFQDVSEDTLKKNVNVAKIDALFEPTVAIIISFSFLIALGYGSLLVISSQISLGELVAFQLYLGLLIWPMFAFGYLMNVLQRGSASLKRLYELLGEPSDVVEVADAVTHVPLGTVEMRDCSFTYPQAHRPALQHISFTLNSGETLGIVGKTGSGKSTLCRTLLHQYPVESQQIFFSGIPIEQISLNTVREKIAYVPQEHMLFSRTVKENVAFGVTEANDADVEQVLRQAEMLTDLQHLSHGLKTVIGEKGVMLSGGQKQRISIARALLTDAEVLILDDSLSAVDARTEEKIIRHLREARLGKTTIITAHRLSAVVHAHHILVLDEGLVIEEGTHTELMIKNGWYAQQYHRQQLEEQVSGAEGGMLE; encoded by the coding sequence GTGAGTTCATTTCGACAATTAGCATGGTTTTTTCAAAGACATTGGAAGCGATATGTCTTTGCCATTAGTGTACTGATTATTATTGATATCTTATTATTATTGCCACCACGTATTATTGGCAGTTTAGTCGATGAAATTCGAAACGGACTACTAACCCATAAAGGCTTAGTAATGATGGTCGGGATACTAGTAGGGATCGGTATTTTGTTATATGTACTCCGGTATTTGTGGCGTTATTTGTTGTTTGGTGGCTCACTTACGCTAGAAAAGACGCTGCGAAATCACTTCTTTCAGCATTTAAATCAAATGTCACCAAGCTTTTTTCAACGTCATCGAACAGGTAACTTAATGGCCATTGCAACTAATGATATTCCAGCGATCGAAACAACAGCTAGTATAGGGGTTTTAACCTTGGTCGATTCCATCTGTATGACCTTGCTAACACTTGGAATCATGCTGTTTGCGGTAGATTGGAAGTTAACACTCGCAGCCTTGTTGCCTATGCCGTTCCTGGCTTGGTCTACCGCTTATTATGGTAAATTGCTACATGAGCGCTATTATCTAGCACAAGAAGCGTTTGGCAAAATGAACGATCATGTGCAACAGTCGATATCTGGTGTACGTGTTTTACGTTCTTTTGTCCAGGAAGAAAAGGATGTAGAAGCATTTCAGGATGTTAGTGAAGACACCTTAAAGAAAAATGTCAATGTAGCAAAAATTGATGCGCTGTTTGAACCTACTGTGGCTATTATTATTAGCTTTAGTTTTTTAATTGCATTAGGGTACGGTTCTTTATTGGTGATCAGCAGTCAGATATCCTTAGGGGAGCTAGTGGCTTTTCAGCTCTATCTTGGACTATTGATTTGGCCCATGTTCGCATTTGGGTACTTAATGAATGTTTTACAACGGGGGAGTGCATCGCTCAAACGTTTATACGAGCTATTAGGTGAACCTTCTGATGTAGTAGAGGTAGCTGATGCTGTTACTCATGTGCCTTTAGGTACAGTAGAGATGCGGGATTGTTCCTTTACTTATCCACAAGCACACCGACCAGCATTGCAGCACATTTCCTTCACACTAAACAGTGGGGAGACGCTTGGTATTGTTGGGAAAACGGGTAGTGGTAAATCGACCTTATGTAGAACCTTACTGCATCAATATCCGGTTGAATCCCAACAAATATTTTTCTCTGGAATTCCCATTGAACAAATATCTTTGAATACAGTACGTGAAAAAATTGCCTATGTTCCACAAGAGCATATGCTATTCTCACGCACGGTCAAGGAAAATGTAGCATTTGGTGTTACAGAGGCTAATGACGCTGATGTGGAGCAGGTGCTTCGACAGGCGGAGATGCTAACAGATTTACAGCACTTATCACATGGTTTAAAAACGGTTATAGGGGAAAAAGGAGTCATGCTATCCGGTGGGCAAAAGCAGCGAATTTCTATTGCTCGTGCCCTATTAACTGACGCAGAAGTATTGATTTTAGACGATTCCTTATCGGCTGTAGATGCTAGGACGGAAGAGAAAATTATTCGCCATTTACGTGAAGCGCGTCTGGGGAAAACCACGATTATTACAGCTCATCGTTTGTCTGCTGTTGTCCATGCACATCACATTCTTGTGTTAGATGAAGGATTGGTTATAGAAGAAGGAACCCATACCGAACTGATGATCAAAAACGGCTGGTATGCCCAGCAATATCATCGTCAGCAGCTGGAAGAGCAGGTGTCAGGTGCGGAAGGAGGGATGCTAGAATGA
- a CDS encoding GNAT family N-acetyltransferase: MKNIVISPDLELKEVRIEDAVVTFALIEKNRDYLREFLPWLDNVRDVEDSENNIRFAIQQAANMQGTHYSIWYKGQIAGRIAANYIEWNHRKTVIGYWLGAEFQGKGIMTQAVQAYLDYLVFGKWNLHRVEIAAAVQNEKSRAIPERLGFQLEGIIRGNEWLYDHYVDHAVYGMLQQEWKQQKGERETT; this comes from the coding sequence ATGAAGAATATCGTGATATCACCTGATTTGGAACTAAAGGAAGTCCGTATTGAGGATGCAGTAGTCACCTTTGCTTTAATAGAAAAAAATCGAGATTATTTACGGGAGTTTTTACCGTGGTTAGATAATGTACGAGATGTAGAGGATTCAGAAAATAATATTCGTTTTGCCATTCAACAAGCAGCGAATATGCAAGGAACGCATTATTCGATTTGGTATAAAGGCCAAATTGCAGGGAGAATCGCCGCCAATTATATCGAATGGAATCATCGTAAAACGGTAATTGGCTACTGGCTAGGAGCCGAATTTCAGGGGAAGGGCATCATGACGCAGGCAGTACAAGCATATCTTGACTATTTGGTATTTGGGAAGTGGAATCTGCATCGAGTAGAGATTGCAGCAGCAGTACAAAATGAGAAAAGCCGTGCTATCCCTGAGCGACTTGGTTTTCAATTAGAAGGAATTATCAGAGGGAATGAATGGTTGTACGATCATTACGTTGATCATGCTGTGTATGGAATGCTACAGCAGGAATGGAAACAACAAAAAGGAGAGAGGGAAACGACATAA
- the mtnK gene encoding S-methyl-5-thioribose kinase, which produces MGYQALSVQEAILYVQNQGTIFTQDASLVSQEIGDGNLNLVFRITDEATGKSVIVKQALPYARVVGESWPLTLDRSRIEAEALKIQRELVGDLVPEVYHHNSELALTIMEDVGDHKLLRAGLIDGEVYPHFARHIGTFLAHTLFFTSDLGIHPFAKKANVSKFINPELCKITEDLVFTDPYVDHETNDFNPLIRRDIEAIWENQALRREIAKLKYGFLTRAEALLHGDLHTGSIFVTQTSTKVIDPEFAFYGPIGFDIGAVIANLILNYAGQYGLQADIEKRESYRFYLLDTVENVWNEFVSKFVRLWHKQAEERSARVPDFWQDYVSQVLQDTAGYAGCKILRRVIGLAGVADLNRIEQVEIRAEAERLALEIGQSLIINRKHFTEITDITASVRDIAAERERVFQK; this is translated from the coding sequence ATGGGTTATCAAGCGTTATCGGTTCAAGAAGCCATTTTATACGTACAGAATCAGGGAACGATTTTTACACAAGACGCGTCTCTTGTTAGCCAAGAAATTGGTGATGGAAATTTAAATTTGGTCTTTAGAATAACGGATGAAGCGACCGGTAAAAGTGTCATTGTGAAGCAGGCCTTGCCCTATGCTCGCGTCGTTGGCGAATCGTGGCCGTTAACACTAGATCGATCGCGAATTGAAGCCGAGGCGCTCAAGATTCAGCGAGAGCTAGTAGGGGATTTAGTACCTGAGGTATACCATCACAATTCGGAGCTTGCCTTGACGATTATGGAGGATGTCGGTGATCATAAGCTACTCCGTGCAGGTCTAATTGATGGAGAAGTGTATCCACATTTCGCTAGGCATATCGGAACTTTTCTGGCCCATACCTTGTTCTTTACCTCTGATCTTGGGATACACCCCTTTGCTAAGAAGGCTAATGTGAGCAAGTTCATTAATCCAGAGCTATGTAAAATTACCGAAGATCTTGTATTTACTGATCCTTATGTGGACCATGAAACCAACGATTTTAATCCACTTATTCGTCGAGATATAGAAGCAATATGGGAGAATCAAGCATTACGTCGAGAGATTGCTAAGCTAAAATACGGTTTTTTAACACGAGCAGAAGCTTTGTTGCATGGTGATCTGCATACAGGTAGTATTTTTGTCACCCAAACGAGTACAAAGGTGATTGATCCAGAGTTTGCTTTTTATGGGCCGATCGGTTTTGACATTGGGGCGGTAATCGCTAATCTTATCTTAAATTATGCAGGTCAATACGGGCTGCAAGCGGACATAGAGAAACGGGAGAGCTATCGTTTTTATTTATTGGATACGGTAGAAAACGTATGGAATGAGTTTGTATCGAAATTCGTTCGTTTGTGGCATAAACAAGCGGAGGAGCGTAGTGCGCGTGTTCCCGATTTTTGGCAGGACTATGTATCTCAAGTCTTACAAGATACGGCAGGATATGCTGGATGCAAAATCCTGAGACGTGTGATTGGATTGGCGGGTGTGGCTGACTTAAATAGAATTGAACAAGTAGAGATTCGAGCAGAAGCAGAAAGACTTGCTTTGGAGATTGGTCAATCCCTCATTATCAATCGTAAGCATTTTACAGAAATCACAGATATAACTGCGAGCGTACGAGATATTGCCGCTGAACGGGAACGAGTTTTTCAAAAGTAA